In the genome of Spirochaetota bacterium, the window AACGACCTCGCTGATCTTGCTATTACATACCCAGAATACGAGAAGATGAAAGTAGACCAGACAGGTAACAGTGTTAGTATAAAACTCTAGTCAATAAAGTATATGTAATACGCGACGTTAGGGTGAGGTTTTTTAAAGTTCTTGTTAAGTTCGTAAGTGCCCATATTTTTCCACTTTGTCTCACCTTTCTTATTGGCAACTAGATAATCAACATAATAGGTGTATATCTTTGATTTACCGTATTTATGAATAAAGTCTATGACTTCGAAACTAGGCACTCTCCCTACAACATTGAGATACTTACCATCCTTAAGTTTCACTACATATTCTATTGGATAGAAGTTATACATTATCTTACCATCCTTATCTATTTTTGAAAACTCCGGAAACCAAGTCACAGGATGGATATATTCTATGCTAGTATATGGGGTATCTAATGTTATCTCCACGTTTTTGTCAACATGGTTCATAACCACATTTGAAGTTTTAAAAACTACTTTACCATCTATAGACTTTTTGTTGAAGAATTCAACTCTTGCTTTTATTTCAACATCTTTCTTTAACTCTTGCTTGACAACATTTTGGTTTGTTACCTGACCGTTCGTTCTTTGACTATTTGTAATCTGAAGTGAGCTAGAAACTTGTGATTGTGAGTAGATAGGAAGGAGTAAAATCACAGTAATTGCAAAAGCTTTTATTAAGCTCATTCGCCCCCAACGGGATTTGAACCCGTGTTTCCACCTTGAGAGGGTGATGTCCTAGACCAGGCTAGACGATGGGGGCATTTGTGCTGCGGGAGGAGGACTCGAACCCCCACTAGCTGATCCAGAGTCAGCCGTCCTGCCAATTAGACGATCCCGCAAGACAATTACTTTTTCTTATCTTTAGTGCCTTGAAGTCTTCTTAATTTCTTTTTCATAGCAGCAAGCTTTTCTTTTCTCTCCTCACTCGGTTTCTTATACCTCAAGTGTGCTTTATACTCTGACAGTATCCCTTCCATCTCAACGAACCTTTTAAACTTTTTCAGAGCAAACTCAACATTATCTCCATCTCTTATTTCAACAACCAAAGCCATCTAATCACCTCCCTTATAATTGAATGACTAGCCCGGTGGCCAGGTCATCTGTCTGCCACCAAGTATATGAAAATGTAAATGAAACACGGTTTGTCCACCTTTGTGTAGATAGTTAACAACTACACGAAAACCATCATTCTCTAGATTCTTGATCCTTACAACTTGCTTTATGGTTCTAAATATACTACTCAATAGATTACTATCTTCAAGTTCCATCAAATTCGGTATATGTTTCTTTGGAATCACAAGAGTATGGACTGGAGCTTGAGGATTTATATCATCAAACGCAAGAGTATCTTCATCCTCATAAACAATCTTTGAAGGGATCTCCTTCCTGACTATTTTACAGAATATACAATTCTCTACACCCATCAACCAGCGTATATTTTAAACCACTTACAACTAGCTTTTTCAAATTCAAAAGATGTATACATCATTAACTTCGCAGATTAAAAAATAAATTCAGTAATCACTCTACACTTACCTACCACCACTACCCTAATTTGACATGAGTAAGTTTCTCTTATTTAGAATTCGCTAATATATGACAGAAGCACTACTAGAGGATATAAAAAAATGCACTCCCAATGATCTATTCATAATAGTTTTAAACAAGTTAGGTTTCACAAAATTCAATCACTCTCTTCCACCCCAGTATAGAGACAGGTATGACCCTAGTAACACTCCTAGTATGTTTGTCAATATAACTGAAAAGACATTAAAAACATTATTAGAGATTGACAAGCTACTTCTATACACCAAGGGTATAGAACTCAAACTTTACGGTCCCCACGAACAACGAAGAATAATAGAATATATAACAAACAAAATACTAGACTTCATAGGAAAATCAGATATAGTTCACATAACTAATGTCATAATGGAGTTGGTTGATAACGCAGAAAAAGCAAATTTCATCAGTGTTATAAAAGATAACAAGATTGATATACCAGTAAGCGAAACGGACTTAATACTGAAGAATCGTGAAGAAGTCGTAGAACTATGCCAAAAGTTCAACAAGTGGGTTAAGATATCTTGGAAATTTTCAAAAGATATATTCAAAGTTGAAGTGAGCAATAATGTTGTAATTCCTTCAGATCAAGCAAAAAAACTCAGAGATAAAGCAAGTTCAGATATTACTACTATCGTTGACGGGTTTGTTGAAAATGAAGATGAAGATAAATTAGGAGCAGGATTAGGATTATTCTTTGTAAAATTCTTCATTGATGACCTCAAGCAAAGAGATATAGAAGCAATATTCCGAATATACTCAACAGAAAAGAATACTTACGCTACAATTTCTTTATTCTTTGAGAAATTCCAGTAAGACGCTAAACATCCTTGTCTATTTAACGAAAATATCATTATGAAAACTAGATCAAAAAATTTCGCTGTAACACTATTCGTAATTTTATTGCTTTTCCATAACACTAATACCTTTGCAGAAAACGCACTACTGATGTCTCTAGAATACGAAATAATAATCAATTCCAAGCACAAGATTACAACATCTATTAGATACAATTACGATGAATATCCTGAATACCTTCTTTCAGAAACACTGACAAAGTCATCAAAAAATACTCCTCCAAAGTTAAAAATTACATCAACTACAATATCAAAATATTCATTATCAAAATCTCCTAACCTAGTTTCTCAAGAGATTGACTTCATACAAGGAGATGTGAGAATTATATCAACATCCAGATTATTGAATGATTCTTCGTTAGTCGCAAATGTAATAGTCTTCACAAATGATAAACAAGTTAATACGCTCTCACTCACAAACAAAGCAATCAACCTCTATGACATACCCATAATTATCTTCCTAGTCTCTACCAACAACCTATCATCAATCCCAGAGATACCAATTTTCTACGACAATCAGATTACGAACATAAGTCTGAAAAACACATCAAGCACTAGCCCAAACAGACCAAAAGAAATACTTAAGTTTAAGAAGGTTTCAGGTCTAAATGTTCTTGATAGTTTTAGAGTGAGTAATGTTGTAGTAGGTATATTCACAAATGCATATGTAGAAGGTAAATTAGTTGATTTAAGGATTGTTAGAAGAAGTGAAGTTGAGAGGAAGAATTGACATACCTTTTGGACATTGTTATATTTAATATACTCCTATGGAGTATGTTTTTCAGGGGGTAGATTTATGGATGTAAAGTTTGGTTCTATTCCTACCGTATCAAAGGTATCTGTAGATGATAACAAAATTTACGATCTTATAATAATAGGTGGAGGAGTTGCGGGCTTTTCCGCTGGTCTCTATGCTGCAAGGGCTAGGCTTGATACCGTTCTTATTGAGAAATTAGGTCCTGGAGGACAGATAGCAACAACAGACCTTGTTGAAAATTATCCTGGGATAATAGAGATAAACGGCTATGAACTCTCTATTAGGATGGAAGAACAAGCAAAGAAGCATGGGCTTAAGGTTATTATTGATGAAGTCATATCTGCTTCGCTTAAAGGTGAAATTAAAGAGATTACTCTATCAAATGGTAAAAAACTTAAATCCTATTCTGTCATAATATCAACAGGCGCAAACTACAAGAAGTTAGGCGTTCCAGGTGAAGATAAGTTTTTAGGAAGAGGTGTTTCTTTCTGTGCTACTTGCGATGGTGCTTTCTTCAAAGGTAAGGATATCGTCGTCGTAGGTGGTGGTAATTCCGCACTTGACGAGGGATTATTTTTAACTAGGTTCGTTAATAGTATAACTCTCATACACAGAAGGGATACCTTGAGAGCAGAAAAGGTCCTTCAGGAAAGAGTATTAAACAATCCAAAGTTCAAATTCGTATGGAATAGCGTAGTTGAAGAGATCCTAGGTGATGAAAAAGTTGAGGCTGTAAGAATTAGAAATGTAGTTGATAACAAAGAAAGCATACTGAAAACTGACGGAGTATTCATATTCATTGGCTTGTATCCAAATACATCAATATTTGATGAAGTTGAGAAGAATGAGAATGGTTACATAAAAGTTAACCTTTATGATATGAGCACTAATATACCCGGTGTATTCGCGGCAGGAGATTGTGTTGATAAGTTCCTAAGACAGGCTATAACCGCAGCAGGAGAAGGAGCAACAGCAGCAGTAGCAGCAGAAAAGTATATTGAGAAAATAAAAGTTAAGTCACATTAGAGATTATAGAAATCAATCTACAGACTAAACACTAGCATACAGATTAGACCAAGACTCACTTAAAATTCTTATGAATTTGCCTTAACTAAAATACAGATTGAAATGGTAACGATTCACAGCTAATAGCAGTTTCTTTTTACAGTCTTTTGGCGATTGAGTAAATACTCTACTTGGTAATTACGTGAAATCTGGCTTGATATAAAATCTTTGCATTAACCAGAAGTGAGTAAGTAAAAAGCCTAGAATCCTAACTACTCACTTAGTAGAGAACCCAAATTTGCTATCTTCAATGTCAATCTTTGAATACATACTACTTGAAAGACAGTTACTTTATTAAGATTTTTGTATGAAAACTCAATAGGGCATACATTCCCCTAGTCTCACTATCATTTAACATATCATCATACTCACACCTCTTTTTAGCTCTCTCCATCTCAACTTCAGGATCACAAGTATTACAAGCACTGCATACATTTTTTTGAACCCCCTTGTTAGTGTTTTTGAAAGTTATGTATGTTTTGTATATACTTCCTACGAGGTTTTTGAATGAAGATACTCTCAAAACACTTTGGAGAGATAGAGATAGAAGAAGAACACATAGTAACATTTGATAAAGGCATCATAGCTTTCGAAGAATATAAGCGATATGTATTTATAGAGTTTGAGAAAGATTCTTTCATCTACTGGATGCAGTCAATACAAAACCCTGACCTCTGCTTCTTGGTGGCAAACCCCTACGTTTTTAAACCCGACTACATACTAGATGTTTATGAAGACGACCTCAAATCCATTGACATGGAAAAAGAAGAGGATTTGATGGTATTTGTAATACTTAATGTAAATCTTGAAAATCACACGATAACCGCAAACCTACTAGGTCCTATAATAGTAAATACTAAAAATAACAAAGGTGTCCAAGCAGTTTCAAGACTAAACGATTACCCAACTGACTATGACATAACCTCAAATGTAAAAGTCTAGAGAGGAAGGCGATGCTAGTTCTATCAAGAAAAGAGGAACAGAGCATAATAATAGGAGAAAATATTGAGATAAAGATTCTTTCAATCAGGGGAGACACTGTAAAGATTGGAATTTCCGCACCACCAGAACTAAAAATATACAGAAAGGAAGTTTTGGAAGAAATCCAGAGAGCAAATATTAATGCAGTCCAAAGTTCTAAAAACTTAAAGGATATCATTCTTGGTAAAGTTAAGGAGGCGATTGAAAAGAACCAAACGACAGACAAATAACCTAGCCGGGGTGGTGGAATTTGGTAGACACGTGGGATTCAGGATCCCATGCCCGCGAGGGCGTACGGGTTCAAGTCCCGTCCCCGGCAAAAAATAATAATGATAACTACTATAATCATATCTATAATATATGGGGGTGTCTTATTCATATTCATACACTCCTTACTAACAAATTACTTTTTTACCTCTTTAAGAAAGTCATTCAGAATAGCATATAATACATCTTTGACAACTATCTTTATATCATCAACATCTAACTTTATATCTTTTTTTTTAAATCAACCACTCCACAACGAAGTAAATGAAAACCTAATTACTATATCTGCACTATCAATATCAATACTTATTGGATCCGCTTACAGTAAAAAATACATCTTACCAAAAATTCTGATTATCTTATCAATCATACTATCAATCATCTTCAGTCTTTTCGGAACACACCAACAAAAAATCTTTAACATAATATCACTCTCACAAATTGCGTATATACCTACAATTCTATCAATGAAAATCATACTTGCTGATACTCTTACAGGAGTTATTAGAAATGAAGAAAGGTACTTAAAATCCGATGTGCATCTAAAACACAACTATACACTAGCATTAGTATCTATACCACTGCTTTTGTTTTTAATAAAATTCACCTTACCGTTCGTAATACACAATACAGAAGTTAAACACCTAATACAAGGTATATTCCTATCACTAATGATTATAACATTATTCTATTCAAGAAGAAATTTCGGGATCTTCCTAAAGTCAAAGATAGAAGACGAAAACAGAAAATTTCTAACACTCTACAAAACAGTAGTAGATGAGATAGTAATAGGTAGAGAAATTGTTGAAAAACTACTACCTAACAAAAAGCATATCAAAGGGATCGAGTTCGACAAATATTTCAAACCAGCAGTATTAGTTGGTGGAGACTTCATAGACATCATACCTCTCTCTGAGAGCAAATTCATAGCATACATAGCAGATGTATCCGGACACGGTATATCAGCAGGTATAATCGTATCTATGCTAAAGGCTCTAATTCTTAAGGAAGTAGTAGAAGGATACTCTAACTTAACAGCAGTTATAAGAAACCTAAACTCAGACTTCAACAACCTAATAAGTGAAACTGGTAGGTATTCAACATTGTTCATTACTCTGATAGACAAAAATAAGAGAAAATTTCAATATGTAAGTTGTGGACATATAGACTGCTTATATTGGAGTTCTACACTAAACGAGTTCTTTCTCCTATCCTCAACCGCACCGATACTAGGATTATTAAGCAAGATAGATGCGTATTCCTCTGACATTGACTTTAACTACAACGATTACATAATACTACTGAGTGATGGACTATTCTCAATAACCACCAAAGACGGCGAAATACTCTCAATTGAAAACTTTATGAATATAGTCTCAAAATACATAAATCCACAAATAATGCCAAACGAACTTATGTTTAAAGTATCACAAGAAATAGAAAACATAATTGAAACAGGACATGTAGTTGATGACATAACGATGCTGTTTTTAAAACTTTAACTATAAGGAGATTAGACTATGATATGCGAAACAATCATCAGAGTAAGATACTCAGAAACAGATCAGATGGGAATTGTGTATTATTCAAACTACTTTGTCTGGATGGAAGTTGGCAGGACAGATCTAATTAGAAAATCTGGTATTACATACAAGCAGATTGAAGAAAATGGGTTTTTGCTACCTGTTGTATATGCTTCCGCAAAGTTCATTGGTTCAGCATACTACGATGATGAGATAATAATTCAATCCGGATTGATTGAACTGTCAAAAACCAAATTAAGCATAGGCTATAGAATTTACAGGAAGACTGAAAACGACCGAGAGTTAATATGCATAGGACTTTCAGATCTGGTATTCCTAGACAAAAGCACCAGAAAGATAACAAAAGCACCTGAGTTCTTCACAAAATCCATTACAATAACTCCTCACCAAGAATATTATCAATTCTTAGATGAAATTAAGCGATACCTAAAGATTTAATAAAAACCCACTATACCGATTCTTTAAATTGAGGAGAAAAGAATGATATTCATAATCCTAATAACTTTAATTATACTACCTTTTGGATCATTCGCCAATAACTCACTTGCAAGTGTTAATTTTTCAAAACCAGACAACGTTGTATCCAACGCAATTCAATACTTAATGAACAAAAACTTTTCAAACCTCCTTGAATTGACAGAGTTTTCGGAGAAGAGAAGAGTAGAAAAAATAATAGAAGCATACTTAACAGAAAAAAATCTCATAGACACAGAAATACTGAATATACAATCCTACAAAATACTTAACACCTACTACGAAGGAGAGTTTGCAGTAGTTTCAGTTGAATGGGTAGTTAAAAACAAATATCAAACTAGAGAAGGACCTAAAACTTACAACGCAAATAGGAGAGTTCTTTACCTACTAAAAAAGTTTGATGACAAGTGGAAGATAATAACAAAAAGAGTAGAAACATAGAATCCATTCTTAAGGGTTCTAGTATCTTATCATTAAGTTCTAGCTCTTGAAATACAATCACACCTAGTAGATTAGGTTATGAATATAAGTTAGTGAAAGACTTTGATTAGATTTTATATAATTTAGGTAGTTAGGAGGAAGAGATGGCAAAATATCTAATTACATCCGCACTACCCTACGCTAATGGACCAATACACATAGGACACATTGCAGGAGCATACCTACCAGCAGACATATACTACAGATACAGAAAGATGAAGAAAGATGATGTTATCTTCATATGCGGAACCGATGAACACGGAGTTCCAATCACTATAAGAGCAATGCAGGAGAATACAACACCCGAGGAAATCGTAAAGAAATATCACGAACAAATCAAAGAGAGTTTTAAAAAACTATACATTGAGTTTGACAACTTTTCAGGAACTCACAGGGATGTCCATTTCAAGATTTCACAAGAGTTTTTCTTGAATGTTTTAAACAATGGATATACCGTAGTTAAAGAACAAGAACAATTCTACTGCGATAATGACAAGATGTTTTTACCTGACAGATATGTAACAGGTAAATGTCCAAAATGCGGATATGAATATGCGAAAGGTGACCAGTGTGAAAAGTGTGGTTCAACGCTTGACCCAACCGAACTTATAGACCCAAAGTGTGCTATATGTGGAAACAAGCCTGTAATAAAGAAAACAAAACACTGGTATTTTACACTAAACAAGTTTGAAGAGAATTTAAGAGAATACTTAAATTCAAAAATTGACTGGAAGCCGAACGTTAGAGACTTCGCTCTTTCTTGGATAAACGAAGGACTGAAAGACAGACCTATATCACGAGACCTCAATTGGGGGATACCTCTACCTATTGAAGGGACCGAAGGTAAAGTTATGTATGTTTGGTTTGAAGCACCAATAGGCTACATTTCATCCACGATAGAATGGGCTCAAAAGGTAGGACAACCAGACAAATGGAAAGAATACTGGCTAGACCCCGAAACAAAACTCATTCACTTCATCGGAAAGGATAATATCCCATTCCACGCTATAATATGGCCCGCAACACTTATGGCGCAGAACGGCAACTGGATATTACCATACAACATACCTGCTAACGAATTTATGAACCTAGAAGGTGAGAAAATCTCAACCTCAAGGAACTGGGCTATATGGGTTGATGACATTGTTTCAAAATTCAACCCTGATGCCGTAAGGTATTATCTCTGCATAAATATGCCAGAAACGAAGGATGCCAACTTCTACTGGAGAGAGTTTCAGGAAAAGGTAAATGAAGAGCTAGCAAACGCCTTCGGAAACCTAGTATCCAGAGTTTTGAAGTTCTTGAACTCAAAAAACAACGGTATCATTCCAACACCAATCCCATCTCTATATTCACCTCTTGAGAATACAATCCTCAAAAATCTAGAAGAGATACCTCAAACCATTGGAGAGCTGCTTGAGAAGTTTGAGTTCAGACAGGCAATAAAATATCTAAGAGAAATCGCCTTTCTTGGCAACAAGTATGTTGACGAAGCAAAAATATGGACACTAAAACCTAACACTGATGAGTTTAACACAAAACTATTCATTGCTGTTCAGATAATCTTCACACTCGGACTCTCAATGTATCCTTTCATGCCATCATCATCAGAAAAGATTATGAAGATGCTAGGATACGATAAAGAAATATTAAAACAAATAACTTGGGATGACATCGGTAAAATATTCGTCAGAACAAACACTAGAATATCACCAGACATAGAAACTCTTTTCACAAAAATACCAGATGAGGTTATTGAAATTGAGATAGAAAAACTTAAAGCCTCTGCCAAGAAAGAGAACATAGAGACGATACCAACAGATGAGATAATAGACATAGAATACTTCAAGAAACTTGACTTGAGAGTTGCTAAAGTCAAGGAAGCGTCAAGAATACCAAAATCAAAGAAACTCTTAAAACTTATAGTTGAAATTGGTTCAACAGAAAAGCAGATAATAGCAGGTATAGGAGAACACTATAACCCAGAAGATGTGATAGGAAAGAATATAATAATAGTAAATAATCTTAAACCAGTCACATTGATGGGGGAGAGTTCTTATGGAATGCTACTAGCGGCAAAAGACAATAATGGAAAACTTGTCATAATAACGACCGATGAAGATATTGAAAGTGGTTCCAGAGTATCGTAATGCTATGACTTCCTTGATAGAATACTCCTACCGTAAGTCTCCTCTATTATACTATGGTATATAAACTCTGATAGCATTATCAATTGTCTATTGTCAAGGCCAAAGAACCTGAAACCACAAAATAACCTATCTCTTCTTACCAGAAAAACTTTGGACCTTATAACTATGTTACCAAATATAACCTCACAAGGGTAAGCCTTGTTATTTATGAACATATT includes:
- a CDS encoding SpoIIE family protein phosphatase, whose amino-acid sequence is MITTIIISIIYGGVLFIFIHSLLTNYFFTSLRKSFRIAYNTSLTTIFISSTSNFISFFLNQPLHNEVNENLITISALSISILIGSAYSKKYILPKILIILSIILSIIFSLFGTHQQKIFNIISLSQIAYIPTILSMKIILADTLTGVIRNEERYLKSDVHLKHNYTLALVSIPLLLFLIKFTLPFVIHNTEVKHLIQGIFLSLMIITLFYSRRNFGIFLKSKIEDENRKFLTLYKTVVDEIVIGREIVEKLLPNKKHIKGIEFDKYFKPAVLVGGDFIDIIPLSESKFIAYIADVSGHGISAGIIVSMLKALILKEVVEGYSNLTAVIRNLNSDFNNLISETGRYSTLFITLIDKNKRKFQYVSCGHIDCLYWSSTLNEFFLLSSTAPILGLLSKIDAYSSDIDFNYNDYIILLSDGLFSITTKDGEILSIENFMNIVSKYINPQIMPNELMFKVSQEIENIIETGHVVDDITMLFLKL
- the rpsU gene encoding 30S ribosomal protein S21; translated protein: MALVVEIRDGDNVEFALKKFKRFVEMEGILSEYKAHLRYKKPSEERKEKLAAMKKKLRRLQGTKDKKK
- the fliW gene encoding flagellar assembly protein FliW encodes the protein MKILSKHFGEIEIEEEHIVTFDKGIIAFEEYKRYVFIEFEKDSFIYWMQSIQNPDLCFLVANPYVFKPDYILDVYEDDLKSIDMEKEEDLMVFVILNVNLENHTITANLLGPIIVNTKNNKGVQAVSRLNDYPTDYDITSNVKV
- the metG gene encoding methionine--tRNA ligase, which gives rise to MAKYLITSALPYANGPIHIGHIAGAYLPADIYYRYRKMKKDDVIFICGTDEHGVPITIRAMQENTTPEEIVKKYHEQIKESFKKLYIEFDNFSGTHRDVHFKISQEFFLNVLNNGYTVVKEQEQFYCDNDKMFLPDRYVTGKCPKCGYEYAKGDQCEKCGSTLDPTELIDPKCAICGNKPVIKKTKHWYFTLNKFEENLREYLNSKIDWKPNVRDFALSWINEGLKDRPISRDLNWGIPLPIEGTEGKVMYVWFEAPIGYISSTIEWAQKVGQPDKWKEYWLDPETKLIHFIGKDNIPFHAIIWPATLMAQNGNWILPYNIPANEFMNLEGEKISTSRNWAIWVDDIVSKFNPDAVRYYLCINMPETKDANFYWREFQEKVNEELANAFGNLVSRVLKFLNSKNNGIIPTPIPSLYSPLENTILKNLEEIPQTIGELLEKFEFRQAIKYLREIAFLGNKYVDEAKIWTLKPNTDEFNTKLFIAVQIIFTLGLSMYPFMPSSSEKIMKMLGYDKEILKQITWDDIGKIFVRTNTRISPDIETLFTKIPDEVIEIEIEKLKASAKKENIETIPTDEIIDIEYFKKLDLRVAKVKEASRIPKSKKLLKLIVEIGSTEKQIIAGIGEHYNPEDVIGKNIIIVNNLKPVTLMGESSYGMLLAAKDNNGKLVIITTDEDIESGSRVS
- a CDS encoding histidine triad nucleotide-binding protein, whose product is MGVENCIFCKIVRKEIPSKIVYEDEDTLAFDDINPQAPVHTLVIPKKHIPNLMELEDSNLLSSIFRTIKQVVRIKNLENDGFRVVVNYLHKGGQTVFHLHFHILGGRQMTWPPG
- the csrA gene encoding carbon storage regulator CsrA; the protein is MLVLSRKEEQSIIIGENIEIKILSIRGDTVKIGISAPPELKIYRKEVLEEIQRANINAVQSSKNLKDIILGKVKEAIEKNQTTDK
- a CDS encoding acyl-CoA thioesterase, whose amino-acid sequence is MICETIIRVRYSETDQMGIVYYSNYFVWMEVGRTDLIRKSGITYKQIEENGFLLPVVYASAKFIGSAYYDDEIIIQSGLIELSKTKLSIGYRIYRKTENDRELICIGLSDLVFLDKSTRKITKAPEFFTKSITITPHQEYYQFLDEIKRYLKI
- the trxB gene encoding thioredoxin-disulfide reductase, giving the protein MYDLIIIGGGVAGFSAGLYAARARLDTVLIEKLGPGGQIATTDLVENYPGIIEINGYELSIRMEEQAKKHGLKVIIDEVISASLKGEIKEITLSNGKKLKSYSVIISTGANYKKLGVPGEDKFLGRGVSFCATCDGAFFKGKDIVVVGGGNSALDEGLFLTRFVNSITLIHRRDTLRAEKVLQERVLNNPKFKFVWNSVVEEILGDEKVEAVRIRNVVDNKESILKTDGVFIFIGLYPNTSIFDEVEKNENGYIKVNLYDMSTNIPGVFAAGDCVDKFLRQAITAAGEGATAAVAAEKYIEKIKVKSH